One genomic segment of Theobroma cacao cultivar B97-61/B2 chromosome 6, Criollo_cocoa_genome_V2, whole genome shotgun sequence includes these proteins:
- the LOC18596325 gene encoding uncharacterized protein C23H3.12c: protein MRARLVVFPIRGRNWCFSRSIDPSAAESSAANTPSTVKELWKKMSSDSKPLNAKAEVLVDFVSNKMNKAWMGLEKAPEGSFKNKLHGFGLRLLARVKPTEILLKSITKEVTNVQITYPSSLNARLVRRRLRQIALRGTVIHRKYLYGSVSLLPVTTAFAVLPLPNIPFFWVLFRTYSHWRAFQGSVKLLQLVSDYSQAQNSIVSNGKSNESGQNDSNYGTKDPQGLVWVLEPSKELEHIVRRGLETGSLSEEAISDICITFSLNKTDVLKYRDLV from the exons ATGAGGGCAAGATTGGTGGTGTTCCCAATTAGAGGGAGAAACTGGTGCTTTAGCAGATCCATTGACCCGTCTGCAGCAGAATCCAGCGCTGCCAACACTCCTTCCACAGTCAAAGAGCTTTGGAAGAAGATGTCATCCGATTCCAAGCCCCTCAATGCCAAGGCTGAGGTTCTTGTTGATTTCGTTTCCAACAAG ATGAATAAGGCTTGGATGGGTTTGGAAAAGGCGCCTGAGGGCAGTTTCAAAAACAAGCTACATGG GTTCGGATTGCGGCTTTTAGCTAGAGTTAAGCCAACTGAGATTTTATTGAAATCTATAACCAAGGAGGTTACTAATGTTCAGATTACATACCCCTCCAG TTTAAATGCACGGCTTGTGCGGCGAAGATTACGGCAGATAGCCTTGAG GGGTACTGTTATACACAGGAAATATTTGTATGGTTCAGTTTCATTGCTTCCGGTGACTACTGCATTTGCT GTTCTACCTCTGCCTAACATCCCATTCTTTTGGGTCTTGTTTCGCACTTATTCGCATTGGCGGGCTTTCCAG GGAAGTGTGAAGCTCCTTCAGCTAGTCTCAGATTACTcccaagctcaaaactcaatTGTTTCAAATGGGAAGAGCAATGAATCTGGGCAGAATGATTCCAACTATGGAACCAAGGATCCACAAGGTTTAGTATGG GTGTTGGAGCCATCGAAGGAATTGGAGCACATTGTTCGCCGGGGACTTGAAACTGGTAGCCTTAGTGAAGAAGCTATTTCAGATATATGCATAACCTTTAGCTTGAACAAGACAGATGTCTTAAAGTACAGAGATTTAGTGTAA
- the LOC18596326 gene encoding 26S protease regulatory subunit 7A: MAPEPEDEIKDEKNPRPLDEDDIALLKTYGLGPYSTSIKKVEKEIKEMAKKVNDLCGIKESDTGLAAPSQWDLVSDKQMMQEEQPLQVARCTKIINPNTEDAKYVINVKQIAKFVVGLGDKVSPTDIEEGMRVGVDRNKYQIQIPLPPKIDPSVTMMTVEEKPDVTYNDVGGCKEQIEKMREVVELPMLHPEKFVKLGIDPPKGVLCYGPPGTGKTLLARAVANRTDACFIRVIGSELVQKYVGEGARMVRELFQMARSKKACIVFFDEVDAIGGARFDDGVGGDNEVQRTMLEIVNQLDGFDARGNIKVLMATNRPDTLDPALLRPGRLDRKVEFGLPDLESRTQIFKIHTRTMNCERDIRFELLARLCPNSTGADIRSVCTEAGMYAIRARRKTVTEKDFLDAVNKVIKGYQKFSATPKYMVYN; this comes from the exons ATGGCACCTGAACCAGAAGATGAGATCAAGGACGAGAAGAATCCCCGACCGCTTGACGAAGATGATATCGCTCTTCTCAAAACCTAT GGATTGGGGCCTTATTCGACGAGCATAAagaaagtggaaaaggaaattaaGGAAATGGCAAAGAAAGTGAATGATTTATGCG GCATCAAGGAGTCAGACACTGGGTTAGCTGCTCCCAGTCAATGGGATCTTGTCTCTGATAAGCAAATGATGCAGGAAGAGCAACCACTTCAG GTGGCAAGATGCACAAAGATAATTAATCCAAACACAGAAGATGCCAAATATGTTATCAATGTTAAGCAAATTGCTAAG TTTGTTGTTGGACTGGGTGACAAAGTTTCCCCTACTGATATAGAAGAAGGCATGCGTGTGGG GGTTGATCGCAACAAATATCAGATACAGATTCCCTTGCCTCCAAAAATTGACCCAAGTGTGACCATGATGACGGTGGAGGAGAAGCCAGATGTGACATATAATGATGTTGGTGGATGTAAGGAACAGATTGAGAAGATGCGGGAA GTTGTTGAGCTACCTATGCTTCATCCTGAGAAATTTGTCAAGCTAGGGATTGATCCTCCTAAGGGTGTTCTTTGCTATGGTCCTCCTGGAACTGGTAAGACACTTCTTGCAAGAGCTGTTGCAAATAGAACCGATGCTTGCTTTATTCGTGTCATTGGAAGTGAGCTTGTTCAGAAATATGTTGGTGAAGGAGCAAGAATGGTTCGAGAACTGTTTCAG ATGGCACGCTCAAAAAAAGCATGCATCGTGTTCTTTGATGAAGTTGATGCCATCGGTGGTGCACGTTTTGATGATGGTGTGGGTGGAGACAATGAGGTTCAACGTACAATGCTTGAAATCGTCAATCAGCTTGATGGCTTTGATGCTCGTGGAAACATCAAAGTCCTGATGGCAACAAACAG GCCAGACACGCTAGATCCTGCATTATTACGTCCTGGACGATTGGATCGTAAAGTCGAGTTTGGTCTTCCTGATTTGGAGAGTCGGACACAgatatttaaaattcatacAAGGACGATGAATTGTGAGCGTGATATCAGATTTGAGCTTTTAGCCCGGCTTTGCCCCAACTCCACCG GAGCTGACATAAGAAGTGTGTGCACCGAGGCTGGAATGTATGCCATTCGAGCACGAAGAAAAACAGTGACAGAAAAAGATTTCCTTGATGCCGTGAACAAAGTAATCAAGGGATATCAAAAGTTTAGTGCAACGCCTAAATACATGGTTTACAACTAA
- the LOC18596327 gene encoding 26S protease regulatory subunit 7A — MVAQPEDDPMAEKNPKPLDEDDIALLKTYGLGPYSNSIKKAEKEIKEMAKKVNDLCGIKESDTGLAAPSQWDLVSDKQMMQEEQPLQVARCTKIINPNTEDAKYVINVKQIAKFVVGLGDKVSPTDIEEGMRVGVDRNKYQIQIPLPPKIDPSVTMMTVEEKPDVTYNDVGGCKEQIEKMREVVELPMLHPEKFVKLGIDPPKGVLCYGPPGTGKTLLARAVANRTDACFIRVIGSELVQKYVGEGARMVRELFQMARSKKACIVFFDEVDAIGGARFDDGVGGDNEVQRTMLEIVNQLDGFDARGNIKVLMATNRPDTLDPALLRPGRLDRKVEFGLPDMESRTQIFKIHTRTMNCERDIRFELLARLCPNSTGADIRSVCTEAGMFAIRARRKTATEKDFLDAVNKVIKGYQKFSATPKYMVYN, encoded by the exons ATGGTGGCTCAACCAGAGGATGATCCGATGGCGGAGAAGAATCCAAAGCCTTTGGATGAAGACGATATCGCGTTATTGAAAACTTAT GGTTTAGGTCCATATTCTAATAGCATCAAGAAAGCggaaaaagaaatcaaagagaTGGCCAAAAAGGTCAATGACCTTTGTG GTATCAAAGAATCAGACACTGGGTTAGCTGCACCCAGTCAATGGGATCTTGTATCAGATAAGCAAATGATGCAAGAGGAGCAACCTCTCCAG GTTGCAAGATGCACAAAAATAATCAATCCAAACACAGAGGATGCTAAATATGTTATTAATGTAAAGCAAATTGCTAAG TTTGTTGTGGGGCTGGGTGACAAAGTTTCCCCCACTGACATAGAAGAAGGCATGCGGGTGGG GGTGGATCGCAATAAATATCAGATACAGATTCCCTTACCTCCAAAAATTGATCCAAGTGTGACCATGATGACTGTGGAGGAGAAGCCTGATGTCACCTATAATGATGTTGGTGGATGCAAGGAGCAGATTGAAAAGATGCGAGAG gTTGTTGAGCTGCCCATGCTACATCCTGAGAAATTTGTTAAGCTTGGGATTGATCCACCTAAAGGTGTTCTCTGTTATGGTCCTCCTGGAACTGGTAAGACCCTTCTAGCGAGGGCTGTGGCAAATAGAACAGATGCTTGCTTCATCCGTGTTATTGGAAGTGAGCTTGTTCAGAAATACGTTGGTGAGGGAGCTAGGATGGTGCGGGAACTTTTCCAG ATGGCACGTTCCAAAAAAGCATGTATTGTGTTCTTTGATGAAGTTGATGCTATTGGGGGTGCACGTTTTGATGATGGTGTCGGTGGAGATAATGAGGTGCAGCGAACAATGCTTGAGATTGTCAATCAGCTTGATGGGTTTGATGCCCGTGGAAATATCAAAGTTCTGATGGCAACTAACAG GCCTGACACCCTGGATCCTGCACTTTTACGTCCCGGACGATTGGACCGCAAGGTTGAGTTTGGTCTTCCTGATATGGAGAGCCGGACTCAAATCTTCAAAATCCATACAAGAACTATGAATTGTGAAAGGGACATTAGATTTGAACTTCTTGCTCGACTTTGTCCTAATTCTACAG GTGCTGACATAAGGAGTGTCTGCACAGAGGCTGGAATGTTTGCAATACGAGCAAGAAGGAAGACGGCAACTGAAAAAGATTTTCTGGATGCTGTAAACAAAGTCATCAAGGGTTACCAGAAGTTTAGTGCAACTCCAAAATATATGGtatacaattaa
- the LOC18596328 gene encoding protein STRUBBELIG-RECEPTOR FAMILY 6 yields MRKNWRKGLVLLLFTVCILGFKPRCANGATDQGDASALGGMFSSLNSPQQLTGWTSSNGDPCGQSWKGVTCSGQRVTEIKLSNLGLSGSIYNLQSLTSLKELDMSHNNIAGEIPYNLPPNLQQLNLAFNQFTGSVPYVFHDMPSLQYLNLGHNQLQNQLNDMFAPLSSLSTLDLSFNALTGDLPESFKNLSSVNSMYLQNNQFTGTIDVLANLPLDNLYVSNNRFTGWIPDQLKSINLQKDGNSWSSGPAPPPPPGTPPATRNNRNHKSGSNSSPSDGGSGGGSSKSGIGGGGIAGIVISILIVGAIVAFFLVKRRSKRSSSDIEKLDNEPFAPLASNEVQEMKSIQSSSSIDTKTFDTPASINLRPPPIDRHKSFDEEDFSKKPVVVKKAVPAPTNVTSYSIADLQMATGSFSVENLLGEGCFGRVYRAQFDDGKVLAVKKIDSSALPSEISDDFIEIVSNISQLHHTNVTELVGYCSEHGQHLLVYEFHKNGSLHDFLHVSDEYSKPLIWNSRVKIALGTARALEYLHEVCSPSIVHKNIKSANILLDAELNPHLSDSGLATFIPDADQVLNRDDVGSGYSAPEVAMSGLYSLKSDVYSFGVVMLELLTGRKPFDSTRPRLEQSLVRWATPQLHDIDALSKMVDPALKGLYPVKSLSRFADVIALCVQPEPEFRPPMSEVVQALVRLVQRANMSKRTIGTDQGASQRTDNPDAHDDYMS; encoded by the exons CTTCAGCTCTAGGGGGTATGTTCAGCAGTTTAAATTCACCACAGCAGCTAACAGGATGGACCTCTAGCAATGGTGATCCATGTGGGCAGTCCTGGAAAGGTGTTACTTGTTCGGGCCAACGTGTCACTGAAAT TAAACTGTCGAATCTTGGACTTTCTGGGTCAATTTACAACCTTCAAAGTTTGACATCATTGAAGGAACT GGACATGAGCCATAACAATATTGCAGGCGAAATACCATATAATCTTCCTCCGAACTTGCAGCAATT AAACCTTGCATTTAATCAATTTACTGGAAGCGTCCCTTATGTCTTCCATGACATGCCTTCTCTTCAATACCT AAATCTTGGTCATAACCAGTTGCAGAACCAATTGAATGACATGTTTGCACCACTTTCTTCCCTCTCCACATT GGATCTCTCTTTCAATGCTCTTACTGGTGATCTCCCTGAGAGTTTTAAAAATCTCTCTAGTGTGAACTCTAT GTATTTGCAAAACAACCAGTTTACAGGCACTATTGATGTCCTTGCCAATCTTCCCCTTGATAATCT GTATGTTTCAAATAACCGTTTTACTGGCTGGATACCTGATCAGTTGAAAAGTATCAATTTGCA GAAGGACGGAAACTCATGGAGCTCGGGACCTGCTCCCCCACCTCCACCTGGTACCCCTCCTGCCACTAGAAACAACAGAAATCACAAATCTGGTAGCAATAGTTCCCCATCGGATGGTGGTTCTGGTGGTGGCAGTAGCAAATCAGGCATTGGAGGTGGAGGCATAGCAGGAATAGTGATTTCCATCCTGATTGTTGGGGCTATAGTAGCATTCTTTCTGGTGAAAAGAAGATCCAAGAGGTCATCCTCAGATATTGAAAAGCTTGATAATGAACCCTTTGCTCCTCTTGCTTCTAACGAAGTGCAAG AAATGAAATCCATTCAGTCTTCCTCTTCAATTGACACCAAGACCTTTGATACACCTGCTTCAATAAACCTTCGACCCCCTCCCATCGACCGCCACAAATCATTTGATGAAGAAGACTTTTCTAAAAAGCCCGTTGTTGTTAAGAAAGCTGTCCCAGCCCCTACAAATGTTACATCATATTCAATAGCAGACCTCCAGATGGCTACAGGCAGTTTCAGTGTTGAAAATCTTCTTGGTGAAGGGTGTTTTGGACGTGTTTATCGAGCTCAATTTGATGATGGCAAG GTTCTTGCTGTGAAGAAAATAGATTCATCAGCTCTTCCCAGTGAAATATCTGATGATTTTATAGAGATAGTTTCAAATATCTCCCAGTTGCATCACACAAATGTAACAGAGCTGGTTGGCTATTGTTCAGAGCATGGACAGCACCTGCTTGTCTATGAGTTCCACAAAAATGGCTCACTGCATGACTTTCTCCATGTATCAGATGAGTACAGCAAGCCGTTGATTTGGAACTCTCGTGTTAAAATTGCTCTGGGGACTGCACGTGCATTAGA GTACCTGCATGAAGTTTGCTCACCATCTATTgttcataaaaatatcaagTCAGCCAACATCTTACTTGATGCTGAGCTCAATCCTCACCTTTCAGACTCGGGCTTGGCAACCTTTATTCCAGATGCAGATCAG GTACTAAATCGTGATGATGTAGGGTCTGGATACAGTGCACCTGAGGTTGCTATGTCTGGTCTGTACTCTCTTAAGAGTGATGTTTACAGTTTTGGAGTGGTTATGTTGGAACTTCTCACTGGACGTAAGCCATTTGATAG CACAAGGCCAAGACTTGAGCAATCTTTGGTTCGATGGGCAACACCTCAGCTCCATGACATTGATGCTCTATCTAAGATGGTTGACCCAGCACTTAAAGGGCTTTACCCCGTTAAATCTCTCTCGCGTTTTGCAGATGTGATTGCTCTTTGTGTCCAG CCGGAGCCTGAGTTTCGACCACCTATGTCAGAAGTGGTTCAAGCATTGGTTCGACTAGTGCAGCGAGCTAACATGAGTAAGAGAACAATTGGGACGGACCAAGGAGCATCTCAGCGAACCGACAACCCTGATGCACATGACGACTACATGTCTTAA